A region of Solanum dulcamara chromosome 7, daSolDulc1.2, whole genome shotgun sequence DNA encodes the following proteins:
- the LOC129896940 gene encoding uncharacterized protein LOC129896940 isoform X1 gives MGTEDPNNLPASDNLERGIENSEVGANGDTSKTTNYVVSESKEPLQESDSDMDLESDPGSQVGVELTGTPSQVGVELTETVVMTEVTTVDSVINAENGHLNLQDGNNSSNQKEDQDHVSSQEIVGVKSGLSGVKRPRATLHVEQPSVHVVYNSLTRESRKMLEGLLQQWSEWHAKHCSSETDSREVLESGEETYFPALHVGLEKPSAVTYWVDKQASNNKSEFIPLDGNSIPLYDRGYSFALTATDSSNNVERGIEMVDSSRCFNCGSYGHALKECPKPRDNAAVNSARKQHKSRRNQSASSRNPTRYYQDSPRGKYDGLRPGALDSETRKLLGLGELDPPPWINRMRQMGYPPGYLEEDEDLPSGITIFADEKNKEETEEGEILDKSFPNPPRKMSVDFPGVNAPIPEHADERRWEPAPSSSRYSRSHSHNRYNHAQDYVNRGHYHHEQRRSRDFEDDGPPGVDPGTSPSSTYSYRYGTYDSRYSSHSPRDSASMPRSPSFGRSLSERERKSPLVKDGSYHHSFYGSPR, from the exons ATGGGGACTGAGGATCCAAACAACCTTCCTGCATCTGATAATCTTGAAAGAGGAATTGAAAATAGTGAAGTTGGTGCAAATGGAGACACTTCCAAAACCACTAATTACGTTGTCAGTGAAAGCAAGGAACCTTTACAGGAAAGTGATAgtgacatggatttggagagtGACCCTGGCTCACAAGTTGGTGTTGAGTTGACTGGAACACCATCACAAGTTGGCGTCGAGTTGACAGAAACAGTTGTGATGACAGAAGTAACTACGGTCGACTCTGTAATAAATGCTGAGAATGGACATCTAAATTTGCAAGACGGAAACAATAGTAGCAATCAGAAAGAGGATCAAGATCATGTCAGCAGTCAGGAAATTGTTGGTGTCAAAT CAGGCTTATCTGGAGTTAAGAGACCTCGTGCAACTCTTCATGTTGAGCAACCGTCAGTGCATGTCGTTTATAATTCTTTAACAAG AGAGAGCAGAAAGATGCTTGAGGGGCTGCTACAACAATGGTCAGAGTGGCATGCCAAACATTGTTCTTCAGAAACC GATTCAAGAGAAGTATTAGAATCTGGTGAAGAGACGTACTTCCCTGCTCTTCATGTTGGTTTGGAGAAACCTTCTGCAGTG ACGTATTGGGTGGACAAACAAGCAAGTAACAACAAGAGCGAGTTTATTCCATTGGATGGCAACTCTATTCCTCTTTATGATCGTGGATATTCATTTGCTTTGACTGCAACAGATAGTTCAAACAATGTGGAAAG aggaatagaaatggttGATAGTTCCCGATGTTTCAATTGTGGTTCCTATGGCCATGCATTGAAAGAATGCCCTAAGCCTCGTGATAATGCAGCTGTTAATAGTGCCCGTAAACAACACAAGTCCAGAAGGAATCAAAGTGCCAGTTCTCGCAATCCAACTCGATATTATCAAGATTCTCCGAGGGGAAAGTATGACGGTTTAAGACCAGGTGCACTGGATTCGGAAACACGAAAACTTTTGGGCCTTGGG gAGCTTGATCCGCCTCCCTGGATTAATAGAATGAGGCAAATGGGATATCCACCAGGATATTTGG AAGAAGACGAGGATCTACCCTCTGGAATCACAATATTTGCTGAtgagaaaaataaggaagaaacaGAGGAAGGGGAAATTCTTGATAAAAGCTTTCCAAACCCACCTAGGAAGATGAGTGTTGATTTTCCAGGTGTAAATGCCCCTATACCAGAACATGCTGATGAAAGACGTTGGGAACCTGCGCCTTCGAGTTCACGTTATTCGAGAAGTCATTCACACAACCGTTATAACCATGCACAAGACTATGTCAACAGAGGGCATTATCATCATGAACAGCGTCGGTCTAGGGATTTTGAAGATGATGGACCTCCTGGTGTTGATCCTGGAACTAGCCCCTCGTCAACCTATTCTTACAGATATGGGACTTATGACTCACGTTATTCATCTCATAGCCCAAGGGACAGTGCTTCAATGCCAAGAA
- the LOC129896940 gene encoding uncharacterized protein LOC129896940 isoform X2, with product MGTEDPNNLPASDNLERGIENSEVGANGDTSKTTNYVVSESKEPLQESDSDMDLESDPGSQVGVELTGTPSQVGVELTETVVMTEVTTVDSVINAENGHLNLQDGNNSSNQKEDQDHVSSQEIVGVKCLSGVKRPRATLHVEQPSVHVVYNSLTRESRKMLEGLLQQWSEWHAKHCSSETDSREVLESGEETYFPALHVGLEKPSAVTYWVDKQASNNKSEFIPLDGNSIPLYDRGYSFALTATDSSNNVERGIEMVDSSRCFNCGSYGHALKECPKPRDNAAVNSARKQHKSRRNQSASSRNPTRYYQDSPRGKYDGLRPGALDSETRKLLGLGELDPPPWINRMRQMGYPPGYLEEDEDLPSGITIFADEKNKEETEEGEILDKSFPNPPRKMSVDFPGVNAPIPEHADERRWEPAPSSSRYSRSHSHNRYNHAQDYVNRGHYHHEQRRSRDFEDDGPPGVDPGTSPSSTYSYRYGTYDSRYSSHSPRDSASMPRSPSFGRSLSERERKSPLVKDGSYHHSFYGSPR from the exons ATGGGGACTGAGGATCCAAACAACCTTCCTGCATCTGATAATCTTGAAAGAGGAATTGAAAATAGTGAAGTTGGTGCAAATGGAGACACTTCCAAAACCACTAATTACGTTGTCAGTGAAAGCAAGGAACCTTTACAGGAAAGTGATAgtgacatggatttggagagtGACCCTGGCTCACAAGTTGGTGTTGAGTTGACTGGAACACCATCACAAGTTGGCGTCGAGTTGACAGAAACAGTTGTGATGACAGAAGTAACTACGGTCGACTCTGTAATAAATGCTGAGAATGGACATCTAAATTTGCAAGACGGAAACAATAGTAGCAATCAGAAAGAGGATCAAGATCATGTCAGCAGTCAGGAAATTGTTGGTGTCAAAT GCTTATCTGGAGTTAAGAGACCTCGTGCAACTCTTCATGTTGAGCAACCGTCAGTGCATGTCGTTTATAATTCTTTAACAAG AGAGAGCAGAAAGATGCTTGAGGGGCTGCTACAACAATGGTCAGAGTGGCATGCCAAACATTGTTCTTCAGAAACC GATTCAAGAGAAGTATTAGAATCTGGTGAAGAGACGTACTTCCCTGCTCTTCATGTTGGTTTGGAGAAACCTTCTGCAGTG ACGTATTGGGTGGACAAACAAGCAAGTAACAACAAGAGCGAGTTTATTCCATTGGATGGCAACTCTATTCCTCTTTATGATCGTGGATATTCATTTGCTTTGACTGCAACAGATAGTTCAAACAATGTGGAAAG aggaatagaaatggttGATAGTTCCCGATGTTTCAATTGTGGTTCCTATGGCCATGCATTGAAAGAATGCCCTAAGCCTCGTGATAATGCAGCTGTTAATAGTGCCCGTAAACAACACAAGTCCAGAAGGAATCAAAGTGCCAGTTCTCGCAATCCAACTCGATATTATCAAGATTCTCCGAGGGGAAAGTATGACGGTTTAAGACCAGGTGCACTGGATTCGGAAACACGAAAACTTTTGGGCCTTGGG gAGCTTGATCCGCCTCCCTGGATTAATAGAATGAGGCAAATGGGATATCCACCAGGATATTTGG AAGAAGACGAGGATCTACCCTCTGGAATCACAATATTTGCTGAtgagaaaaataaggaagaaacaGAGGAAGGGGAAATTCTTGATAAAAGCTTTCCAAACCCACCTAGGAAGATGAGTGTTGATTTTCCAGGTGTAAATGCCCCTATACCAGAACATGCTGATGAAAGACGTTGGGAACCTGCGCCTTCGAGTTCACGTTATTCGAGAAGTCATTCACACAACCGTTATAACCATGCACAAGACTATGTCAACAGAGGGCATTATCATCATGAACAGCGTCGGTCTAGGGATTTTGAAGATGATGGACCTCCTGGTGTTGATCCTGGAACTAGCCCCTCGTCAACCTATTCTTACAGATATGGGACTTATGACTCACGTTATTCATCTCATAGCCCAAGGGACAGTGCTTCAATGCCAAGAA